One segment of Marvinbryantia formatexigens DSM 14469 DNA contains the following:
- the pyk gene encoding pyruvate kinase: MLRKTKIICTLGPSTDQPGVLESLIDSGMNVARFNFSHGTHEEQRVRFVALKKARNKAKLPVAALLDTKGPEIRLKTFKEGKVQLQKGQTFTLTTREVEGDASIVSITYANLVKDVKAGNMILLDDGLIGLSIKEVTDTDIICEVLNSGPVSNRKGVNVPDVSLSMPFVSEKDHDDILFGIKMGFDFIAASFTRSAQDILEIRKILEEQNCDTIQIIAKIENKEGVDNIDEILEVADGIMIARGDMGVEIPLEDVPAIQKKLIKKTIQAGKVSITATQMLDSMITHPRPTRAEATDVANAIYDGTSAIMLSGETAAGKYPVETLQTMVRIALHTEADIDYVNRFNHISTGSGQQNITEAIAYATCSTAHDLRAQAIVTVTKSGGTAHTISKYRPACPIIGCATHPHVCRQLNLSWGVVPIQTKEEQDTFELFEHSVEEATAAGLLKDGDITVITAGVPLGMSGTTNLINVHIVGDPY; this comes from the coding sequence ATGCTGAGAAAAACAAAAATCATCTGTACACTCGGACCATCCACGGACCAGCCCGGCGTACTGGAATCACTGATCGACTCCGGTATGAACGTGGCGCGTTTTAATTTTTCCCACGGCACGCATGAAGAACAGCGCGTGCGTTTTGTTGCGCTGAAAAAGGCAAGAAACAAGGCAAAGCTTCCGGTTGCCGCCCTGCTGGACACCAAGGGACCGGAAATCCGTCTGAAAACCTTTAAAGAAGGAAAGGTACAGCTCCAGAAGGGACAGACCTTCACGCTCACCACGCGGGAGGTGGAGGGCGACGCTTCCATCGTTTCCATCACCTACGCCAATCTTGTAAAGGATGTCAAAGCCGGCAATATGATCCTGCTGGACGACGGTCTGATCGGACTTTCCATCAAAGAGGTCACAGATACCGATATCATCTGCGAAGTGCTCAACTCCGGTCCGGTTTCCAACCGCAAGGGCGTAAACGTACCTGACGTGTCGCTCTCCATGCCGTTCGTCAGTGAAAAAGACCATGACGACATTCTTTTCGGCATCAAAATGGGCTTTGATTTTATCGCCGCATCCTTTACACGTTCCGCACAGGATATTCTGGAAATCCGCAAAATTCTGGAGGAACAGAACTGTGATACGATTCAGATTATCGCAAAAATTGAGAATAAAGAAGGGGTCGACAATATCGACGAGATTCTGGAGGTTGCCGACGGCATCATGATTGCCCGCGGCGATATGGGTGTGGAAATCCCGCTGGAGGACGTTCCGGCAATCCAGAAAAAGCTGATTAAAAAGACCATCCAGGCCGGCAAGGTTTCCATCACCGCCACGCAGATGCTCGATTCCATGATTACCCATCCGCGCCCCACAAGAGCCGAGGCAACGGACGTGGCAAACGCCATTTACGACGGCACCAGCGCTATCATGCTCTCCGGAGAGACCGCCGCTGGAAAATATCCGGTGGAAACGCTGCAGACGATGGTGCGCATCGCGCTTCATACGGAGGCGGACATTGATTATGTAAACCGCTTCAATCACATCAGTACCGGCAGCGGACAGCAGAATATTACAGAGGCGATTGCCTATGCCACCTGCTCCACCGCACACGATCTGCGGGCGCAGGCGATTGTAACCGTCACAAAATCCGGCGGCACCGCCCACACGATTTCAAAGTACCGTCCTGCATGTCCGATTATCGGCTGCGCAACGCATCCGCATGTATGCCGCCAGCTCAACCTCAGCTGGGGCGTGGTGCCGATCCAGACAAAGGAGGAACAGGATACCTTCGAGCTGTTTGAACATTCCGTGGAGGAAGCGACTGCCGCCGGTCTTCTGAAGGACGGCGATATTACTGTGATTACCGCCGGGGTACCGCTCGGCATGTCGGGAACAACAAACCTGATTAACGTACACATTGTCGGCGACCCGTATTAA
- a CDS encoding AAA family ATPase, which translates to MNIKRAKEEIRNSIEAYLSRDAYGEYRIPPVRQRPLLLIGPPGIGKTQIMEQIARENKLGLVSYTITHHTRQSAIGLPFIREKEFGGRMYSVTEYTMSEIIASVYEKMEQTGLKEGILFIDEINCVSETLAPAMLQFLQCKTFGNQKVPEGWVIVAAGNPPEYNKSVREFDVVTLDRIKKIDVEADFSVWKEYAYAAGIHNAIISYLELKKENFYKVETTVDGKLFATARGWEDLSQLLQVYESLGRTADREVIYQYIQHWRIAKDFANYLELYNKYKKDYRVQEILQGRISDEAVDKIRRASFDEKLSVIGLLLSALHGLFAGAYQMDRYVTGLFDRLKEYKKLLGEDMQKLSGEEAQKLLEAVVQKAAQELERRKQAGHLTREEAHVQMETGQTLERYVAALKEQRTENGQQAFAKIRELFAGEPPRRDDALQQADTALNYVFDFLERAFGDSQEMVVFITEMNTDYYAAWFVDINGCDRFYKYNKSLLFSERQKGILQELAQIEDML; encoded by the coding sequence ATGAATATTAAACGGGCAAAGGAAGAAATACGAAATTCCATTGAGGCGTATTTAAGCAGGGATGCATACGGAGAATACCGGATCCCGCCGGTGCGGCAGCGGCCTCTGCTGCTGATTGGACCGCCGGGAATCGGAAAAACACAGATCATGGAGCAGATCGCGCGCGAAAATAAGCTGGGGCTTGTCTCCTATACCATCACGCATCACACGCGGCAGAGCGCCATCGGGCTGCCCTTTATACGGGAAAAGGAGTTTGGCGGCAGGATGTATTCTGTGACAGAATATACCATGAGTGAAATCATCGCCTCTGTGTATGAGAAAATGGAGCAGACCGGATTAAAAGAGGGGATTCTCTTTATTGATGAGATTAACTGTGTGTCGGAGACGCTGGCGCCCGCCATGCTGCAGTTCCTGCAGTGCAAGACCTTCGGCAATCAGAAGGTACCGGAGGGCTGGGTGATCGTGGCGGCAGGCAACCCGCCGGAGTATAATAAATCGGTGCGCGAGTTTGACGTGGTGACACTGGACCGTATCAAGAAAATTGATGTGGAGGCAGATTTTTCTGTCTGGAAGGAGTATGCGTATGCAGCGGGGATCCACAACGCGATTATCTCGTATCTGGAGCTGAAAAAGGAAAATTTCTATAAGGTGGAGACGACGGTGGACGGCAAGCTGTTCGCCACTGCCCGCGGCTGGGAGGATCTGTCACAGCTTCTGCAGGTTTATGAATCGCTTGGCAGGACGGCGGACCGCGAGGTGATCTACCAGTATATCCAGCACTGGCGGATCGCTAAGGATTTTGCCAATTATCTGGAACTGTATAACAAATATAAAAAGGATTACCGCGTGCAGGAGATTCTGCAGGGGAGAATCAGCGATGAGGCGGTGGATAAAATCCGCCGGGCTTCCTTTGATGAAAAGCTCAGCGTAATCGGGCTGCTGCTGTCGGCGCTGCACGGGCTGTTTGCCGGGGCATATCAGATGGACCGGTATGTCACGGGACTCTTTGACAGGCTGAAGGAATATAAAAAGCTTCTGGGAGAAGATATGCAGAAGCTCTCCGGGGAGGAGGCGCAGAAACTTCTGGAGGCGGTTGTCCAGAAAGCTGCGCAGGAGCTGGAGCGCCGGAAACAGGCGGGGCATCTTACCAGGGAGGAAGCACATGTGCAGATGGAAACCGGGCAGACGCTGGAGCGCTATGTGGCTGCTCTGAAGGAGCAGAGGACAGAAAACGGGCAGCAGGCATTTGCAAAGATACGGGAGTTGTTTGCCGGGGAGCCGCCCAGGCGTGACGACGCGCTGCAGCAGGCGGACACGGCGCTGAATTACGTGTTTGATTTTCTGGAGCGCGCCTTTGGCGACAGCCAGGAAATGGTGGTGTTTATCACAGAAATGAACACGGATTATTACGCCGCATGGTTTGTGGATATCAATGGCTGTGACCGGTTTTATAAGTATAATAAAAGTCTGCTTTTCTCCGAGCGGCAGAAGGGAATCCTGCAGGAACTGGCGCAGATAGAGGATATGTTATAA
- a CDS encoding PHP domain-containing protein, with protein sequence METVDLHVHSNCSDGTMSPAELVSYACEKGLRAFALTDHDTVAGLPEAFAAAEGTALEVVAGIEFSTEYKGKDIHIVGLDIDYRSADFCSQLTRFQDSRDIRNEKMIKKMQENGIDISHGQMEAAFGDAVWTRAHFARYLMDHGYVKEMPEAFERYIGEACPCFVPREKVTPVQAVHLISSTGGIPVLAHPMLYRLSEEEMDILLSSLKKAGLIGIEAIYSTHSAFDESFVRQLAKRHGLLISGGSDFHGSNKPHIDLGVGRGNLRIPYHILTNLRSRRTKQ encoded by the coding sequence ATGGAAACGGTAGATCTTCATGTACATTCTAATTGCTCGGACGGCACAATGTCGCCCGCTGAGCTGGTTTCTTATGCCTGTGAGAAGGGGCTGAGAGCCTTTGCGCTGACAGACCACGACACGGTTGCCGGGCTCCCGGAAGCATTTGCCGCCGCAGAGGGCACCGCTCTCGAAGTTGTTGCCGGGATTGAATTTTCCACGGAATATAAGGGGAAAGATATTCACATTGTCGGACTGGATATTGATTACCGGAGCGCTGATTTCTGCAGCCAGCTCACCCGCTTCCAGGATTCCCGCGACATCCGCAACGAAAAAATGATTAAAAAAATGCAGGAGAACGGCATCGATATCTCCCACGGGCAGATGGAAGCCGCTTTTGGGGACGCCGTGTGGACACGGGCGCACTTTGCGCGCTATCTTATGGACCACGGCTATGTTAAGGAGATGCCGGAAGCATTTGAGCGCTACATCGGAGAAGCCTGCCCCTGTTTTGTTCCGCGGGAAAAAGTGACCCCGGTGCAGGCGGTGCATCTGATTTCCAGTACGGGCGGTATTCCCGTCCTGGCGCACCCGATGCTTTACCGTCTTTCGGAGGAAGAAATGGACATTCTGCTCTCCTCCCTGAAAAAAGCGGGACTGATTGGCATTGAAGCCATCTACTCCACGCACTCCGCCTTCGATGAGAGCTTCGTCCGGCAGCTTGCGAAGCGGCACGGTCTGCTGATTTCCGGCGGTTCCGACTTTCACGGAAGCAACAAGCCCCATATCGACCTCGGCGTGGGGCGGGGAAATTTACGTATCCCGTATCATATTCTGACAAATCTGCGAAGCAGGAGAACAAAGCAATGA
- a CDS encoding Cof-type HAD-IIB family hydrolase — protein sequence MMHDKKILFLDLDGTLLNDEKEITPGNMAAIREALRQGHKIVITSGRATISALKFAKKMSLTSEGCYAITYNGACIYDLCHQKPIYRKTLAKDIVRYLLEAAEKAGLYAHTYTRSAVLSAHNTRELLSYTTATTMDYLIVEDVCQALPEEPEKVIIINLDEPQRLHDFQKSLAGWAEGKADSFFSCPNYLEYMPVGVSKGSAVRIFCDMFDIPPENTISAGDADNDIPMLEATHISAIMKNADASMRAHGNYVTEHDNNHDAVAEIIYKFILTNGEN from the coding sequence ATGATGCATGATAAAAAAATCTTATTTCTCGACCTGGACGGCACGCTCCTTAATGATGAAAAGGAAATCACGCCGGGAAACATGGCGGCCATCCGCGAGGCGCTGCGCCAGGGACATAAAATCGTCATCACCAGCGGACGCGCCACCATCAGCGCGCTGAAATTTGCGAAAAAAATGTCGCTGACTTCCGAGGGCTGCTATGCCATCACCTACAATGGCGCCTGCATTTATGACCTCTGTCACCAAAAGCCCATTTACCGGAAAACACTCGCAAAAGACATTGTCCGCTATCTTCTGGAAGCGGCGGAGAAAGCCGGTCTGTATGCGCATACCTACACCCGCAGCGCCGTGCTTTCCGCACACAATACCCGCGAGCTGCTTTCCTACACGACGGCTACCACGATGGATTATCTGATTGTGGAGGATGTCTGCCAGGCTCTGCCGGAGGAACCGGAAAAGGTGATTATCATTAATCTGGACGAACCGCAGAGACTGCACGACTTTCAGAAATCCCTCGCAGGCTGGGCAGAAGGAAAGGCGGACAGCTTCTTTTCCTGTCCGAATTATCTGGAATATATGCCGGTTGGCGTCTCCAAGGGCAGCGCTGTCCGGATTTTCTGCGATATGTTTGATATTCCGCCGGAAAATACAATCTCGGCGGGGGATGCCGACAACGATATTCCCATGCTGGAGGCGACGCATATCAGCGCTATCATGAAAAACGCAGACGCTTCCATGCGCGCACACGGAAATTACGTAACGGAGCATGACAACAATCATGATGCCGTTGCAGAAATCATCTACAAATTTATTTTAACGAATGGAGAGAACTGA